In one window of Candidatus Thermoplasmatota archaeon DNA:
- a CDS encoding MTH1187 family thiamine-binding protein encodes MLAEFSVVPIGKGESVSQYVAECLKIVEASGIAYKLNPMGTVLEGDYDAVMAVIRACHVRVMGICPRVMTTIRIDDRKGVQNALEKKIASVEKKVGKELEK; translated from the coding sequence ATGTTGGCGGAGTTCAGCGTGGTGCCGATTGGCAAGGGCGAGAGCGTGAGTCAGTATGTCGCGGAATGCTTGAAGATTGTGGAGGCGTCGGGCATCGCCTACAAGCTCAACCCCATGGGAACCGTGCTGGAGGGGGATTATGACGCTGTCATGGCGGTGATAAGGGCGTGCCACGTGCGAGTCATGGGGATCTGTCCAAGGGTCATGACGACTATCAGAATAGATGACAGAAAGGGCGTTCAGAACGCCCTCGAGAAGAAGATCGCCTCAGTGGAAAAGAAGGTCGGAAAGGAATTGGAGAAGTAA